A stretch of Bombina bombina isolate aBomBom1 chromosome 2, aBomBom1.pri, whole genome shotgun sequence DNA encodes these proteins:
- the TRIAP1 gene encoding TP53-regulated inhibitor of apoptosis 1, translating into MNSVGEECTDMKREYDQCFNRWFAENFLKGKGGSDPCTELFRNYRQCVQKAIKDKDIPVDGIDFMAPSKEKPEPDSSS; encoded by the exons ATGAACAGCGTAGGCGAAGAATGCACAGATATGAAGCGGGAATATGACCAGTGTTTTAATCGCTGGTTCGCTGAGAATTTCCTTAAAGGTAAAGGTGGCAGTGACCCGTGTACCGAACTATTCCGGAACTACCGGCAATGCGTACAG AAAGCGATTAAAGATAAGGACATTCCGGTTGACGGCATAGACTTCATGGCTCCTAGCAAAGAGAAACCAGAACCGGACAGCTCCTCGTGA